In Corylus avellana chromosome ca2, CavTom2PMs-1.0, the following proteins share a genomic window:
- the LOC132172002 gene encoding autophagy-related protein 8C-like, which yields MAKTSFKLEHPLERRLAEAARIREKYPDRIPVIVEKAERSDIPDIDKKKYLVPADLTVGQFVYVVRKRIKLGAEKAIFVFVKNTLPPTAALMSAIYEENKDEDGFLYMTYSGENTFGSL from the exons AAAGGAGGCTTGCAGAAGCAGCCCGCATCAGAGAGAAATATCCTGATAGAATACCT GTGATTGTAGAGAAGGCTGAAAGAAGTGACATTCCTGATATTGATAAGAAGAA ATACCTTGTTCCAGCTGATTTGACTGTTGGGCAGTTTGTTTATGTTGTACGGAAAAGGATTAAGCTTGGAGCTGAGAAGGCTATATTCGTCTTCGTGAAGAACACTCTACCTCCCACTG CTGCCTTGATGTCTGCAATTTACGAGGAAAACAAGGATGAAGATGGTTTTCTTTACATGACTTACAGTGGAGAGAACACCTTTGGATCCCTCTAA